A genomic region of bacterium contains the following coding sequences:
- a CDS encoding tetratricopeptide repeat protein, producing the protein MSNRIFIYLTIIATLVLNSCAIKTDLTQARMYEQQGDYEKARAYYRTHMERRLRDKKRPAEENPYYYLITIGDLYRKEKQYERALGSYDEARANQVPAEPLIFRYRDIASDMQQEGKYDEAIDLLTIYHDLDPLLFDVDIDRVHKAMLAAEDRNKSIAK; encoded by the coding sequence GTGAGTAATCGAATTTTTATTTACCTTACAATCATCGCAACGCTTGTTCTGAATAGCTGCGCAATTAAAACTGATTTAACGCAGGCTCGCATGTACGAACAACAGGGAGATTATGAAAAAGCGCGAGCCTACTACCGTACCCACATGGAACGGCGCCTGCGCGACAAAAAACGCCCTGCCGAGGAAAATCCCTACTATTATCTAATCACAATTGGCGACCTCTACCGCAAGGAGAAGCAATACGAACGAGCACTGGGCAGTTACGACGAAGCACGGGCGAATCAAGTTCCGGCTGAACCACTGATTTTTCGCTATCGCGACATCGCCAGTGACATGCAACAGGAAGGTAAATACGATGAAGCAATTGACTTACTGACAATCTATCACGACCTTGACCCCTTGCTTTTTGATGTCGATATCGACCGCGTGCATAAAGCCATGCTCGCTGCTGAAGATCGCAATAAAAGCATCGCAAAATAG
- the tsaD gene encoding tRNA (adenosine(37)-N6)-threonylcarbamoyltransferase complex transferase subunit TsaD yields MLLAIETSCDESAAAIFDMPAKPGPYRDSLLAEVVSSQIKLHAAYGGVVPELAAREHLKNLPLVVEEVFKLAQVQAEKISHVAVTYGPGLNICLMIGLAFAKTFAKSVGAQLLPINHLEGHLRAIHLEYEASRASYPRLYLLVSGGHTALILESKFRVYDLIAQTRDDAAGEAFDKAGTLLGLEFPGGPQISKLAELGNAAKVPLPIGVKADPTSFSFSGLKTALRREIEIRGSLTGQDQADLAAALQAAIVTALLNKTEQALRKYHPRQVILTGGVAANPSLRAGLELLAGQQLAQFIVPSRQWCTDNAAMIGACALDLLAAGQTFPDFSVGPTPSLALEFIQPSAR; encoded by the coding sequence ATGCCCGCAAAGCCAGGTCCGTATCGTGATTCCTTGCTGGCAGAAGTAGTCTCTTCGCAGATAAAATTGCATGCGGCCTATGGAGGCGTTGTTCCAGAATTAGCTGCACGTGAACACCTTAAAAATTTACCACTTGTTGTCGAGGAAGTATTTAAGCTAGCGCAGGTACAAGCCGAGAAAATTAGCCACGTGGCCGTGACCTATGGTCCAGGGCTAAATATTTGCCTAATGATTGGTCTGGCGTTTGCAAAAACTTTTGCAAAATCTGTTGGCGCACAATTATTGCCAATCAATCATCTAGAGGGTCATTTAAGAGCAATTCATCTTGAATACGAGGCTTCGAGAGCTTCTTACCCGCGGCTCTATCTTTTAGTCTCTGGTGGACATACTGCCTTAATTTTGGAATCTAAATTTCGTGTCTATGATTTAATCGCCCAGACCCGAGATGACGCTGCAGGGGAAGCTTTTGATAAAGCCGGAACTTTACTGGGGCTTGAATTCCCTGGTGGGCCGCAAATTTCTAAACTCGCAGAACTAGGTAACGCAGCAAAAGTTCCACTACCGATTGGCGTTAAAGCCGATCCTACGAGCTTTAGTTTTTCTGGATTAAAAACTGCACTGCGTCGTGAAATTGAAATTCGGGGCAGCTTGACTGGACAAGACCAAGCAGATTTAGCAGCTGCTCTACAGGCTGCAATTGTGACGGCGCTCTTAAATAAAACTGAGCAGGCGTTGCGTAAGTATCATCCACGACAAGTTATTTTGACAGGTGGAGTTGCGGCAAATCCGTCCTTACGTGCTGGACTTGAGCTTCTGGCTGGGCAGCAGCTTGCGCAATTTATTGTTCCAAGTCGTCAATGGTGTACAGATAATGCTGCGATGATCGGAGCCTGTGCATTGGATCTTTTAGCTGCTGGGCAAACATTCCCTGATTTTTCTGTAGGACCAACACCGTCCCTTGCCTTAGAATTCATCCAGCCGAGTGCGAGATAA
- the rsmA gene encoding ribosomal RNA small subunit methyltransferase A, with translation MQRQEVKALLARLGVKPSKGRGQNFLIEPEVVEDLLQFSQISADAELIEIGPGLGVLTEKLSKLVSTRQRKILTAIEVEPEFATNLRQRFGNLTVICDDVRNVNLPLTLDSAQAKYYLFGNLPYSLSSSILEWVVTQREYIEGAVFLLQREFVERISAQPGSRAYGSISVFLQRYAFLDAGSVVSPEVFVPAPKVDSQIVRLRMRAKPYPELKNEAVFERIVRAAFSARRKTLINSLMQSSFVRNANFATQQNTKATLQAALVEAQIDEQRRAETLSLDEFAQLADSIKRQGF, from the coding sequence ATGCAGCGCCAAGAAGTAAAAGCTTTACTGGCTAGACTCGGCGTTAAGCCCTCTAAGGGCAGGGGGCAGAATTTCCTTATTGAACCGGAAGTTGTCGAAGATCTCCTGCAATTTTCACAAATCTCAGCTGATGCTGAGTTGATCGAAATCGGACCTGGGCTTGGAGTATTAACTGAGAAGTTAAGTAAATTAGTAAGTACTCGTCAGCGCAAAATACTGACGGCAATTGAGGTTGAGCCAGAATTTGCAACAAACCTCAGGCAGCGCTTTGGAAATCTAACCGTAATATGCGATGACGTAAGAAATGTGAACTTGCCACTTACACTAGATTCTGCGCAAGCTAAGTATTATCTTTTTGGAAATTTGCCTTATTCGCTCTCGTCATCGATTCTTGAATGGGTAGTCACGCAGCGAGAGTATATCGAGGGCGCTGTGTTTCTACTGCAACGCGAATTTGTTGAACGGATTTCCGCTCAGCCTGGCTCACGAGCCTACGGCTCAATCAGCGTATTTCTTCAACGCTACGCATTTCTGGATGCCGGAAGCGTGGTCTCCCCGGAAGTTTTTGTGCCTGCTCCAAAAGTTGATTCGCAGATTGTACGACTGCGCATGCGCGCTAAACCTTATCCTGAGCTCAAAAATGAAGCCGTATTTGAACGGATTGTGCGTGCGGCTTTTTCAGCGCGAAGAAAAACTCTAATTAATTCACTAATGCAGTCGAGCTTTGTGAGAAATGCTAATTTTGCTACGCAACAAAATACTAAGGCCACCTTGCAGGCGGCCTTAGTGGAGGCTCAAATCGACGAGCAGCGTCGAGCGGAAACTTTAAGCTTAGACGAGTTTGCTCAACTTGCAGATAGTATTAAGCGTCAAGGTTTTTAG
- a CDS encoding lysophospholipid acyltransferase family protein — translation MKLAIKICLYCFTRLGRMVGLLFSYSSKREFQIAIAQLDFCKTYLATSKTTTSIARESFMHAGEMVAEAICGKLILKPGIGKFTVDGLEHFEQGIKSGKAVLAMSGHLGPIEILAAYFSKTGYSVAPVYRKANYKIADWLIQKLRDSHKLVSIGRSGVISMKQIIRVLKSPSLLSLLIDQDIQAEATFVPFFGKLALYPSSLVDLSIRYGNTLCPIFIVRRAPLEYYIRITKIEIDPKAPDALSAAIYAYTEKLEEMIRLYPEQWIWWHRRWRRRPGIDYTAPGVFPRSTAEYISWLKSGAKDSE, via the coding sequence ATGAAATTAGCAATTAAAATCTGTTTGTATTGCTTTACCCGACTTGGGCGCATGGTCGGCCTGCTTTTTTCCTACTCCTCGAAGCGTGAGTTTCAAATTGCCATCGCACAATTAGATTTTTGCAAAACTTATCTAGCGACAAGTAAAACTACTACTAGCATTGCGCGCGAAAGTTTCATGCATGCCGGCGAAATGGTCGCTGAGGCAATTTGCGGAAAATTAATTCTTAAACCAGGAATCGGCAAATTCACAGTTGATGGACTTGAACATTTTGAGCAAGGAATAAAATCTGGCAAGGCAGTCTTAGCCATGAGTGGGCATCTTGGACCAATTGAAATCCTTGCAGCTTATTTTTCGAAAACTGGCTATAGCGTTGCCCCTGTTTATCGCAAAGCCAATTACAAAATCGCCGATTGGCTGATTCAAAAACTAAGGGACAGTCACAAGCTTGTTTCCATCGGGCGCTCAGGCGTAATCTCGATGAAGCAAATTATTCGCGTGCTGAAATCGCCTTCTCTATTATCCCTACTAATTGACCAAGACATCCAAGCCGAGGCGACATTTGTTCCTTTCTTCGGTAAACTTGCACTTTATCCAAGTTCCCTTGTCGATCTCAGTATTCGCTATGGTAATACACTTTGTCCGATTTTTATCGTGCGCCGAGCTCCACTTGAGTATTACATTCGAATTACAAAAATTGAAATTGACCCAAAGGCACCTGACGCACTAAGTGCTGCAATTTATGCCTATACCGAGAAACTTGAGGAAATGATCCGACTCTATCCTGAGCAGTGGATTTGGTGGCACAGGCGTTGGCGTAGGCGCCCCGGCATTGACTACACAGCGCCTGGCGTATTCCCACGCTCAACGGCAGAATACATCAGTTGGCTTAAATCTGGAGCAAAAGACAGTGAGTAA
- a CDS encoding helix-turn-helix domain-containing protein gives MDQKKKTPVLLTVREVAQLLRIQRPKVYELIRDGAIDGFKVGADWRIRCDSVENLIGPIPEEFFKKNRGEAAAEDMAAMGSEPTAQTSKNSW, from the coding sequence ATGGACCAGAAGAAAAAAACACCTGTGCTTTTAACTGTAAGAGAAGTTGCACAATTACTACGGATTCAACGCCCAAAAGTTTACGAATTGATTCGTGACGGGGCGATCGACGGATTTAAAGTTGGCGCTGACTGGCGAATTCGCTGCGATTCAGTTGAAAACTTAATCGGACCAATCCCAGAAGAGTTTTTCAAGAAAAATCGCGGAGAAGCAGCTGCAGAAGACATGGCTGCAATGGGCAGTGAGCCGACAGCTCAAACTAGTAAAAATTCCTGGTAG